ATTATGGATATATTCactagaagaaaattaattaacgATGTGATTAGTGCTTACCCCACAACCACATCGGAGGAATACGCCGACGGGAGGCAGAAGAATCGCGAGAATAATCTCCAGGAAGGTTTCTGATCCCATCCTGATGTTTGGAGACGATGAGAAAGTTAGAGAGAGGGGTTTTGTGTAAAGAAGAAACCGATTGGATCGTGGTTAGAGGGGGGTTAATAAGTAAAAGAAGAGGTGAGTATTGACACGTGTAGTGCTTGCAGTGTATCTCGTGACACGTGGATATGGATTCATAACCATGTGGCCTCTGTGTTACGAGATTTTCCAGTAAAAAGAGACAGAACACgtcaaaatatttggttttactTCAAAACTGCTTTCGCTACTTCCACGGGATGtcacatatattttcaattttttttttttttttgacaacgatATATATTGGCAAATGGATTTTAGATTATcaagtgtttgatttttttttctattttttaatttagggaATTTGCACTTTGGTTATAAATGATATTTACTGTATAAGAAGATAAAGTATATTAGAAAACAACTCACCgtataaaaaaactgaaacattGATCATAGTGTAAAAGATAAAACATCTCTAGAGTTTCATTACTTTATAGAGTTTTTTACATTGACCTACTAAAGATAACAACGACAAAGAATATTTTTTGGTATCTTTCATGATGTAATTTGTACAATATCTATCTCCTACTTGACTGGCACACGAGGGAGAGTTAAGAGATGAGAAACttgtatatacaaaaaaatgcgGAATACATGTGGATACAACCTGTTCGAAGAAAACTAATGCAAGCTATCCAGACACATATGTATCCACAAAAGAATAAATTGTgctttagaaaacaaaaaaaagagtggtGGAATTTGGGgtcattgttttgtttcttcaactcACCTTTAACCCCATTTTGCCAAAACCAGGGTCTTGCATCATGTCCACGAACTCGCTATAATCTATTCTTCCATCCTGATcaataacaatatataacaCAAATTAACCAATGCTTGCAAGTGACTATATATAGCAAAGCAATGTAGCAAGTGAAGATGAATTAATTTTACGTTGTCCTTATCAACTTCGCGTAAAATATCGTCTAAGTGAACGTCCGCTAAGCCAAATTGCTTGCAAGCTTGTTGGAGCTCGTCTCTGGTTATATAACCACTTCCATCTTGGTCAAAGTAAGAGAAAGCTGTGAACAAATGgtcttctttctctattttgttCAAATGCACCATCGCTGCTATAAACTCTCCATAGTCTATAGTCCCACTGTTATCTATATCCGCCTGGAATGTTCAGTTTTCCATATTATTTCATACATCAAACCGATCATATAGTACTAAAAGGTATAGTTAATTACTAGGGAAGTGGTCTTACTGCTTGCATTAATCCTAATATTTCTGAATCTTTAAGGTTAGCACCAACTCTGTCCAAACCTTTTTTGAGTTCTTCCAGGGTGATGTGTCCGCTGTTATCTGTATCTATCATCTTGAACATTTCTTTCAATCCTGCTATCTCTTCCTCTGACAAGCTGTCTGCTATTACCTGAATCAATACATATTCAGTATAAAAGTGTTTGTATTTAGTCATTATGTACAAATCTATATAAAGATGCATATATCATTCAATCTCTATCTGcgcatataatttggtttagatAAAATGTTTACCTTGATAGCAATTTTCTTGAGCTTGTTCATGGCTGAAAACTGTTTCAAACGACTTAGGACAGCAGAATCAAGAGGTTTATCGAGAGCAACACCGTCCACTCGTGCCCAAGGATGACCTGCAAcatagatttaaaatttttgaaatcaatatatataggtAGCTCTGTGCTTATTATTATGAAAAGATACAACTTATTTGAAAACAAGAACACTAACATAGAACTTCATGAGCTGTCATTCGTTTCTTAGGGTCTCTGATCAGCATCCGCCGTACTAAATCTTTTGCGCTTTCTGATACACTAGGCCATGGTTCTGATATAAAGTCAAGATCACCTTTCAAAACTTGCTCGAAGATGCCTTGTTCCGTTTCTGACACAGATAACATTTCAATCAGTCTCTGCCATTGAAACATACTTGAACCATGAATCCAAAACTGTCTCTTACCATCCCAAAACGGAGGAACGCCGCTTAATAAGATGTATATAATAACTCCAGCACTCCAAACATCACATTCATGACTATAATGCTTCCTTAATACTTCTGGAGCCACATAATACGGGCTCCCAACTACATCAGTGAATGCTTCTCCTGTAACCACAACATATATAGTCAACAAAGAATCATTGATCCTCCTCACTCTGCACAATGTATATGAGACCTATTGCAAGTAGCATTGGGGATATTATACCTGGtttaaagaaaacagagagaccaAAATCAATAGTCTTGAGAgcagcttcttcatctccactaACAAACAAGAAGTTCTCAGGCTTAAGGTCACGGTGCATCACACCTAGGGAATGACAAGCTTCTATAACACCAACAATGATCCTAGCAAGCTCAGCAGCTTTTCTCTCCGTATAGTGACCTCTCTGTATAATCCTATCAAATAACTCTCCACCTGCACATATCTCCATCACAACATGAACAGCTACTGCATCCTCATACGCACCAACGATCTGAATCACGTTTGGATGACCAGACAAATGATGCATTATCTGAATCTCTCTTCTCACATCTTCAACATCCTCAGGCGTCGTTAGTTTCCTCTTGGCTATCGTTTTGCAAGCGAGCTCTTTACCTGTCTTCTTATCCACGCAAAGAAACGTTGTTCCAAATTGTCCTTGACCTAATTTTCTCCCAACACTATAAATATCTTTgagattctctgtttttctccCAAGAACTGAGTCTATTTGTAGACCTGCGCTTGCCATACGTTTCATATGCGCTTCTTTCTTCTGTGGTTTCGAATTGGCATCTTCTTCGACGACTCTGTTCTCTGGTGGGACAGGTTTTGGTGGTGCTTCTTCGTTCGCCATTTTCACCGGTGGTGGTGGCGTGCTAGGGGTTGGCAACGTGGTTGGTGCTGAATCCACGGCTGCACCTCGATTTTGATTACTCTCGTCTCCCCCATTAACGCTCTTATCGTTTGTCTTTCGACTGCTCTCGTCCTTGCTGCTCTTAAGGCTATCGTCCGGTTTCTGATTCCGCCACACAGCAGCACTAACGGATTGTAAGAATCCATTAGCGTTTAGATTCGGACCCACGCATGTGTTTCCCATTCAGATAATTTAACCCTAAATCACAAAACCTAATtttgctttttctctcttctctctgttttagatCATCTATTACGTACCTCTCCGACACGGAAAACACAAGTTACTCATTAGCGTCATTAACGTCAAAGACGAATCCATATCTAAGTTTACTGTGTCTTCAAAATCGACACAGCTGTCGGAGAAACCTGAGGTAATGAATCGACCACCTATTAACTCGCAGCTACCTTCTTCTGCACGTTTTCTGGAAGCGAAACTGTCGAGAAACGCCGTGGGATTGTGAAAATTTGGTCGAAGGATTTGCTTCCGAGAAGATCTGATGAGAAGAAGGAACGAGAGAATAAGGAATTGATTCTGTCATGGCCGTCCATTTTTACGTgaaaatatggaaagtttttacaGAGCCCAATTTTAGAAGAGGACTCACTTTTTTAACcttaaacaattaattaaattcttttttctttttaatatgcaATGTTGAGTGATGATTAGTAGAAGAAAGAATTGCAAAGGACATGTAATTAATAAATAGGTTGATTGTGTATATATGAATATGCATACAGTATGTATGTTATCTaaattttgtctctttcttgCAACAAAATTAGTTTGTCACTTTGTCAGTTTCATTGAGTTCCTAAATTACTCTGACCAGTGACCATCATCATTTACCCTTCTTGTTTAAAATTCATCATCATACTGTATAATACTATGCAATGTTAAAATTGAATTTcaagtaatataaatatttattgtaaataatcCCGGCATGTTTGAAAAAACTACTAGTAATATGTAAGCAATAACATCTTAAACATAGAAGTATTCACGCACAACGTGATAGCTGTGCatcaccaaagaaaaaaaagaaaaaaacatctccTAATGTTGACATTTCTTTATATCGAATCAGTAGATCCAAACTCCAGAGTGCTATCTCCAGCATAgcagaaataaataaaagtgtagTTATAACtgtacttttttaattttttggtcatcACTTTTCTCTTGAAACGAACAATTAGTAACCGATCATATACTTCGTCTGTTCGTTCCAAAACATCTTCGACTGCTTTACCATCTCAGACCGTTCACTAATCATCCTCTCCTTCCAATACTCTTTGtttctacacaaaaaaaaaaatccttcatcataaaattaatagtttttaaaCACATACTCTCATTAATGATTCTTGCAATATTTGTTttccatgaaaaaaaaactttgagcaATCTATCCCACCACAAGAAAACTATAGATAGTTATGAAAGTCTCAAtcaaaaagaattcaaaacttTAAGCTTTTAGTAAACTTGAAGTACAAAAAGTTCTATCAAAAAACTTCATTTTCTAGTAACttaatcaacaaatgatattttgtCAGGTAAATTTCACAATAGTCATCAGTTCAAAATTTATGGACACACATATATACTGGTTTGGTGCTATCTAAAATTTGAGATTTGTCTCACCGTATCTTTAAGAGAAGATGCAGCTCGATCATGTGAACCGCTTCCGCGTAAACTCGCACCTACCCCAAGTAACAATCAAGTTCGACCTCATTCAtagttaaatgaaaaaaaaatgttgcaagAATCTAAGCAAACCTCTCTACAGATGGGACATTTGGAATTATTTGGTGCTGCTTTGATGCCTTGGAAAATCATTACAGAAGCAGCCGAGCACGCACATGCTTTACAAAATATGTGACCGCACTTTAAAGCATAGGGATTGAATACCGTTTCCTGCCCAATTAATCcacaaacaaataattataactCCTCACCTCATGAGAGAAATGATATGAATAAGTAAACTAcattttgtttgtgtaaaagGTAGAGTAAGTTTTGTTACGAGGCAGATTGCGCAAGTTAAATCAAACTCGAGCTCTATTGAATTAGGCAGCATGAGTTGCATCATAGGTTGATCGTCGTTGAGATAATCACAAGAGACACGACCAAACGATGAGTTCTTGAGGTTTCCAACTTTATCAAGACCAGAATTGAGATAAAAGGCTCCAAGTTCTATAAGCCAAGGTGAGTGCAGAAGCTCTATGCGCTCGGCTCGCATTTTCAACTTGAACTTCTTCCCATTCACTGAGCTATGCACCTGAAAGCATTTTAAACCAGTTTTAAAGaggttgtatttttttttctttcacatgcATTTACCTCTAACCTTGTCATATTTCTTGAGGATTTTACGGATGGCAATCGCATTCATGGTGATGTACTGAATCAAGATTTGACCCTCTTGGACTAAAGTTTGTCTTTTATCCGTGAAGCATCTGCGTAGACTCATCATGTATCTCTGCATCCCAGTGGCTacatgaagatggagaagatgcCTGACTCTTGACCTGAAGCATCCCGCTATGTCAGAAGCTTCCTTCATCAGTTCCTCAAAGAACATCTCATCACACCCTGCATTGTAACACCATATCATTAACGTCAACCACACCTAATtttcaataaagaaaaaaacacactcGACAACTTAAcaatttcacatttaaaaaaaaacatcttaaatATCTTGTTAGGATCCCACATTGAAAATAACTATACCTAATATAAGATATATGAGATGTGAGATTTGAATCAGAAAGCATAAAACTTAACATGGTATTAGAACCTGATTTAAACCAAGTAGAGTAATGTAAAAGAGACATGAACTTATCAACTCATCCTCAATtagtcatcatctttttttctttttctttaagcgTGACGACTATAAGGAAATTTAAGGGAGAGAAGTTATACATACAAGGGCAAGATTGGCATTGGCATGAATCAGACAAAGAAGTAGCCGATGAGATGATGTGTTCATCATTAGATCTTGTGGAGTTACATGTCGTCTTGCATTTCTTCAGCACTTTCTTGAGTTTCTTATATTCGACATGACGACATTTTTCCAGGAACCACTCCTCTTCTCCACGTAGATATTCCGTAAACGTCTCTCCAAACTTCATCTTCTCATATTACACACAAATCTTAATCTTTATGCTGCAATATTAATATATGCCAATATGAGATACTTTCCAACCGAGcaaataaattaaatcagttaGGGATCAGAGATTTGATATTGGAAAACATTGAGGATAGTGAAATTgagttatttttatatttagaaaCGTACTATTTGACTATtgctaagaaagaaaaagattgagaaaaagaaaattggagGAGATCGAGATATTTCGAAGCCAATTACCTTTTCTCACGTCGAAATCAAGGAATCAATTCAGTTAATTAAGAACAGCATAATCAGGAAAATTCGACAGGAGAGCTTTGGTGGATCAGGAAGACGATTAAAGTAACTCTATTCGGAATttttatcaccaaaaaaaaaaaaaaaaaatctattgggTATTGGACTcctatttttagggttttgttttgctttttcggtatttttagggtttttgttaaacaaacaaatatttcagCGAAGTTGCTTTGGTACCTCAATAGTTTCGGTTTAAACGGCATGCCACTTACGTGTTAGAAGAGTGCTAGATACCCAAAAAAAGCGCGTCAGAATTTGATCCCATGGCAATTGTCGaatctatattttactttaaatgtGTATAACTCTCGTAATTTTCTTGATGgttccaaacaaaaacaaaaaaaagtagttttaGTCTGAACAtgaaagaataattaattttcctaagaatataagatatatgaattttatttcgTTGTTGTTTAAGCATAATATATGTgcctaaaatctaaaaaaatataaataaaagcgTACAACTCCAACTGTTCACATGTGAACCATTGAGAGAGTAATTTCTGATGATATTGTTGTTGATCCAAGTTAAAAAGGTGTATATGATGTTTCGGCCAATATAATACTCCGGTTTCAGAAAATATGATGGTACACGCGAAGAAATTTTCAATGGTTTTCGGACGTACAAACCATTCATTGGATAAGAAGCGATATTTCagtcataaaagaaaaaatggcgGTCAAAGCGTTATTATCAATCTGCTTAAAATATTTCAGTTATATTGGAACAAAATGTTAAATTCAAAGATATAACTAAGTTTTGCAGAACTTAAAGATCGAAGAGAAACTAAAACATATATGGTTGTCCGGAGCACGcataatatataacataattgTAGTTAGTGTGGATTAAATGGTATGAAACAAAGCATAAATGGTGAAAGTTTTGAAACAACATTTATAATAAATGCTGCAAATAAttgattcttatattttcttttcatgaaatttcttatCGCGCGATCTGGTAAGTAGCACTACGCAAGCACACTAGAATTCCCAACAAGTAAAGCTAAAGTTGTTAAGTGTTCTCGCACTAAAATTGGCATCATTACTGAAGTCTAAAAAATGCCTTTTAATTAAaactagtttttctttttaaatgtcTTTTTACTGTAAACCCACGTACTGGTATATAAAacgattaaaataaattattcaacaaGAGTATGAATGAAGTTtcgaaaaaggaaatatattcTAATTCTATACCTTTTCTTAGTCGTAACAACATGTCTTTCAGAAAAAGGTTTAACTGATGACTATGATACGCTGCAAAGAATCATCAATCTAGCCTCCACTTTTTCTTTGATGTTAAACGAACCTCCGCTTTAAACGATGGCCTTTGGTATTGGAACTTCCACTAATAGCagaaaatatatagatgttAAGAAATTATGAGTGGGTTCCTGATCACTTAGAGAAATGATGGGAGGCTATAGAccatatttaatgttaaatttcaatgaTTGTATTGTAACCATATGTTAGTTTGACATTGACAAACACAGATATGTAAAAGGAATCGAACTCTTTGTTACGAAGAAATAATTGAAGAATTGAAGACatgcaatatattttttagaaaaatagataacaagaaagaagaagagtttttttttttctttctttaccgACGTCAATATATCTCGCATTGgttcatttcttatattttccaGTATCAGAGTAATTGTAATAAAAAAgtagataaatttaaaacttgagGCCAAATctataactttcataaaattgagGCATATTTTTgcagtaaaaatattttttgagacctatttttattactaaaaatctcaaaaaatatgGAGGCCGAACACCTATATGCCATAAGAATGGGTGAAGGACCGGGCTTGAGAGTAGCTAATGCGAGAATAACGCCAAACatgaaagagacaaaaaaaaaaaaaaaaatcatgcttAGTATCGTTGCGACGTTGCCAATCTCTTCTTTGAATATCTTGCATAGTTGCATGTCTTTGCGAAGCCTTGCTTGTTATATTT
The sequence above is drawn from the Camelina sativa cultivar DH55 chromosome 4, Cs, whole genome shotgun sequence genome and encodes:
- the LOC109132714 gene encoding salt stress-induced hydrophobic peptide ESI3-like, whose protein sequence is MGSETFLEIILAILLPPVGVFLRCGCGVEFWICLLLTILGYIPGIIYAIYVLVG
- the LOC104782341 gene encoding calcium-dependent protein kinase 20-like, producing MGNTCVGPNLNANGFLQSVSAAVWRNQKPDDSLKSSKDESSRKTNDKSVNGGDESNQNRGAAVDSAPTTLPTPSTPPPPVKMANEEAPPKPVPPENRVVEEDANSKPQKKEAHMKRMASAGLQIDSVLGRKTENLKDIYSVGRKLGQGQFGTTFLCVDKKTGKELACKTIAKRKLTTPEDVEDVRREIQIMHHLSGHPNVIQIVGAYEDAVAVHVVMEICAGGELFDRIIQRGHYTERKAAELARIIVGVIEACHSLGVMHRDLKPENFLFVSGDEEAALKTIDFGLSVFFKPGEAFTDVVGSPYYVAPEVLRKHYSHECDVWSAGVIIYILLSGVPPFWDETEQGIFEQVLKGDLDFISEPWPSVSESAKDLVRRMLIRDPKKRMTAHEVLCHPWARVDGVALDKPLDSAVLSRLKQFSAMNKLKKIAIKVIADSLSEEEIAGLKEMFKMIDTDNSGHITLEELKKGLDRVGANLKDSEILGLMQAADIDNSGTIDYGEFIAAMVHLNKIEKEDHLFTAFSYFDQDGSGYITRDELQQACKQFGLADVHLDDILREVDKDNDGRIDYSEFVDMMQDPGFGKMGLKVS
- the LOC104782342 gene encoding probable E3 ubiquitin-protein ligase BAH1-like; amino-acid sequence: MKFGETFTEYLRGEEEWFLEKCRHVEYKKLKKVLKKCKTTCNSTRSNDEHIISSATSLSDSCQCQSCPWCDEMFFEELMKEASDIAGCFRSRVRHLLHLHVATGMQRYMMSLRRCFTDKRQTLVQEGQILIQYITMNAIAIRKILKKYDKVHSSVNGKKFKLKMRAERIELLHSPWLIELGAFYLNSGLDKVGNLKNSSFGRVSCDYLNDDQPMMQLMLPNSIELEFDLTCAICLETVFNPYALKCGHIFCKACACSAASVMIFQGIKAAPNNSKCPICREVRVYAEAVHMIELHLLLKIRNKEYWKERMISERSEMVKQSKMFWNEQTKYMIGY